The DNA region ATCGCAATGAAATTGTGCTTAAAAGCGGACTTTATGAGCTAGGCGAAGAAGAAAGTTAAGTGCTATTTTATCGCCTAGTTTTTTAATTTCATCATCAAAACAAAATCTCATTTTGATGGTGTTTTTTATTAGGTAGAGGCGATTTGGGTGTGTAATATTCTCTTGAATTATTATAGGTCCCACGCCTGACATCATTTGGCACATCAAATTTTCTTTTAGTTTCTGGGAAGGCTGCGATATAACGCGTCAAAAAGTCCTTAAATACAGGTGCAGCTGTCCTAGCACCTCCTTCTGTGTAACGCATAGGTTTGTTATTGTCATTACCATACCAAATGAGTGCTTCTATCTCTGGCGTAAGCCCACAAAACCACGCATCGATGCTTTTATTTGATGTGCCTGTCTTACCTGCTATTTCGATATCTGCGACTCTAGCGTTACGCCCTGTGCCCTTTTCAACGACACTTTTCATCATATCAAGCACTAAAAAAGTCTGTCCTGCCTCACTGACTTGTGTTTCCTTTGAGTTAAATTGTGCGATTAAAACTCCATTTTTATTTTTAATTTCTTTAATTAAAACAGGCTCTTTAATCACACCATAATTACCAAACATCGTATAAAATTTAGCAAATTCTAAAGGCGAAATTCCAAAGCTTCCAAGCACTATGGATAAATCCGCAGGGATATTTTGACTAAAGCCAAATTCTAAAAGTTTAGAATAGACTACATCAAGTCCTATTTCAAGGGCTAAATTGATGGTTGCTAGATTTCTTGAAGCAGTAAGAGCCTGTTTTAGGGTGATGAGTCCTTGAAAATTGCTCCCATAATTTTTAGGTTTCCAGTCCTTCTCTGCACTTTCAAAAATGCGTGAAATATCAGGAACTTCACTCATAGTCGAGTAGCCAAGATTGATAGCGATTTGGTATAAAAAAGGTTTAAAAGAGCTTCCGGGCTGCCTTGTGCTTTGCGTGGCTCTATTATAATGACTTTTTTCATAATCAACCCCACCCACTAAGGCTAAAACATCGCCATTTTGATGATTAACCACGACCATAGCACCATTTAAAGTGCTTAAATTTGCGTCTTTATCGCGTTTAATGATTTCATCATAGCCAAATTTTAAGGCTTCTCTTGCCATTTTTTGCACTTCAAGGTCTAAATTTAGGGTGATTTGATAGCCTCCTGTTTTTAAATCGCTAAATTGTGGGCTTAATTGCTTAATGACTTCATCGACTACATAAGGTGCGACATTTTGCGTTAGGGTATCATCATACACTTTTGGTGTTTCCTTCATCGCTATCTCATAATCATTTTTAGAAATCCACCCTAAAGAATATAATCTCGCTATGACATTATTTGCCCTTGAAACGCTTAAATCAAAATGTTTGGTAGGGTCATAAGAGCTAGGAGCTTTTGGCATACCTACAAGCATAGCAATTTCTTTAAGGCTTAATTCATCTAATTCTTTATGAAAATAACCTCTAGCCGCTGTTTTAACGCCATAATATCCGTGTCCAAAAAAGATGAAATTCAAATAGCGTTCTAAAATTTCTTCCTTGCTTAATAAGGTTTCCATTTTATAGGCGAGTAGAGCTTCTTTAATTTTTCTATTAAGCGTTCTTTCGGGGGTTAATTCTGTGTTTTTGATAAATTGCTGCGTGAGAGTTGAAGCACCCTCCATAGTCTGCCCCCCTGTTTTGATAATTTTTAAA from Campylobacter upsaliensis includes:
- a CDS encoding penicillin-binding protein 1A, whose protein sequence is MKILKYFFSFAILIFICGVIYASYLFVSADTEGYTFKEYSPPLTSQIYDKNGKLIANIFEQHRFYAKYEEFPPKLIEALIAIEDTAFFEHNGVNIDAIFRAALKIIKTGGQTMEGASTLTQQFIKNTELTPERTLNRKIKEALLAYKMETLLSKEEILERYLNFIFFGHGYYGVKTAARGYFHKELDELSLKEIAMLVGMPKAPSSYDPTKHFDLSVSRANNVIARLYSLGWISKNDYEIAMKETPKVYDDTLTQNVAPYVVDEVIKQLSPQFSDLKTGGYQITLNLDLEVQKMAREALKFGYDEIIKRDKDANLSTLNGAMVVVNHQNGDVLALVGGVDYEKSHYNRATQSTRQPGSSFKPFLYQIAINLGYSTMSEVPDISRIFESAEKDWKPKNYGSNFQGLITLKQALTASRNLATINLALEIGLDVVYSKLLEFGFSQNIPADLSIVLGSFGISPLEFAKFYTMFGNYGVIKEPVLIKEIKNKNGVLIAQFNSKETQVSEAGQTFLVLDMMKSVVEKGTGRNARVADIEIAGKTGTSNKSIDAWFCGLTPEIEALIWYGNDNNKPMRYTEGGARTAAPVFKDFLTRYIAAFPETKRKFDVPNDVRRGTYNNSREYYTPKSPLPNKKHHQNEILF